One Thiocapsa bogorovii DNA segment encodes these proteins:
- a CDS encoding IS3 family transposase (programmed frameshift), with the protein MTTYSSELKDSILTKLLPPNNVGVPQLAAQTGIPRDTLYGWRREALGRARRPRASTVPAGTLGSEEKFAVVMETATLNELELGAYCRRKGLFAEQISAWRTTCQQANAPLTSTTERAERRAEQAEIVRLGRELQRKDRALAEAATLLVLQKSPGDLGGARGRSLAYERRVQVSEYIAQACAEGARLSRACAAVGLSERTLQRWRRDGAIGGDGRTREHRTEGAVRTPANRLSPHERQAVLTAANAPRFASLSPHQIVPALADEGCYLGSESTFYRVLRDAGQLARRGRAKAPTRVRPQPLEATGPNRVWSWDITYLASTVQGMFFYLYLIMDVYSRKIVGWEVYPQESAAHAASVLHKAYLREGVHRGTLVLHSDNGSPMKGATMLVMLQRLGVVPSFSRPAVSNDNPYSESLFNTVKGRPDFPSDPFDGVEAARRWMTTFTAWYNTIHLHSALKFVTPAQRHRGEDVDLLARRDALYQAARDDNPTRWSGPTRNWTPPASVLLNPGKPPREQEKADTNMT; encoded by the exons ATGACAACCTATTCGAGCGAACTGAAAGACAGCATCCTGACGAAGCTACTGCCGCCCAACAACGTCGGCGTCCCGCAGTTGGCCGCGCAAACCGGCATCCCGCGCGACACCCTCTACGGCTGGCGGCGCGAGGCGTTGGGTCGGGCGCGTCGACCACGGGCATCGACGGTGCCTGCCGGGACGCTCGGCAGCGAGGAGAAGTTTGCCGTGGTGATGGAGACCGCCACCCTCAATGAGTTGGAGCTGGGCGCGTACTGTCGGCGCAAGGGCCTGTTCGCCGAGCAGATCAGCGCGTGGCGCACGACCTGCCAGCAGGCCAATGCGCCGCTGACGAGCACGACCGAGCGGGCCGAGCGGCGCGCCGAGCAGGCGGAGATCGTGCGCCTGGGTCGGGAGTTGCAGCGCAAGGACCGGGCCTTGGCCGAAGCCGCCACGTTGCTGGTGCTCCAAAAAAGTCCGGGCGATCTGGGAGGAGCCAGAGGACGCTCGCTCGCCTATGAGCGGCGCGTACAAGTGAGCGAGTACATCGCCCAAGCCTGTGCCGAGGGCGCCCGCCTGAGTCGCGCCTGCGCCGCCGTGGGGCTGTCCGAGCGCACCCTGCAGCGCTGGCGTCGCGACGGGGCGATCGGCGGCGACGGGCGCACGCGCGAGCACCGGACCGAAGGCGCGGTACGCACCCCGGCCAATCGGCTCTCGCCCCACGAGCGACAAGCCGTCCTCACAGCCGCCAACGCGCCCAGGTTCGCGAGCTTGAGTCCGCATCAGATCGTCCCGGCGCTGGCCGACGAGGGCTGCTACCTGGGATCCGAGTCGACCTTCTACCGCGTGCTGCGCGACGCCGGGCAGCTCGCCCGCCGCGGTCGCGCCAAGGCGCCGACACGGGTGCGCCCGCAGCCGCTGGAGGCGACCGGGCCGAATCGGGTTTGGAGCTGGGACATCACCTACCTGGCCAGTACCGTGCAGGGGATGTTCTTCTATCTGTACCTGATCATGGATGTCTACAGCCGCAAGATCGTCGGCTGGGAGGTCTACCCGCAGGAGTCCGCCGCGCACGCCGCCAGCGTCCTGCACAAGGCCTACCTGCGCGAAGGCGTGCACCGGG GCACACTGGTCCTGCACTCGGACAACGGCTCGCCGATGAAAGGCGCCACCATGCTGGTGATGCTCCAGCGCCTCGGGGTCGTGCCGTCCTTCAGTCGCCCGGCCGTGAGCAACGACAACCCCTACTCGGAGTCGCTGTTCAACACCGTCAAGGGTCGCCCGGACTTCCCCTCCGATCCCTTCGACGGCGTCGAGGCGGCACGCCGCTGGATGACGACATTCACCGCCTGGTACAACACCATCCACCTGCACAGCGCGCTGAAGTTCGTCACCCCGGCACAGCGCCATCGCGGCGAGGATGTCGACCTGCTGGCACGGCGCGACGCGCTCTATCAAGCCGCCAGAGACGACAACCCGACGCGCTGGTCCGGACCCACCCGCAATTGGACGCCGCCCGCTTCGGTCTTGCTCAACCCGGGAAAACCCCCTCGTGAACAGGAGAAGGCCGACACGAACATGACATGA
- a CDS encoding DUF1850 domain-containing protein, producing MTGLCLGLAGVVWATLPMRNFTLTWSHSIEHVRWEEDYRVTADGLVLREARIQGSGAGMEPPEGAELRDGVWHYRVDLQPLSPLRLARTPEAGDYDLCVDGVCHPIGHWVGPPRADRPALELWGCPGAG from the coding sequence GTGACCGGCCTGTGCCTCGGACTGGCCGGGGTCGTGTGGGCCACGCTGCCCATGCGTAATTTCACCCTGACCTGGTCGCACAGTATCGAGCACGTGCGCTGGGAAGAGGACTACCGCGTCACAGCGGATGGGCTGGTTCTGCGAGAGGCACGCATCCAGGGCTCAGGCGCCGGCATGGAGCCGCCGGAGGGCGCCGAGCTGCGCGATGGCGTGTGGCACTACCGGGTGGATCTGCAGCCGCTCTCCCCTCTGCGCCTGGCCCGCACCCCGGAAGCGGGGGACTACGATCTCTGCGTCGACGGGGTCTGTCACCCCATCGGTCACTGGGTCGGTCCGCCGCGGGCGGACCGCCCGGCGTTGGAGTTGTGGGGCTGTCCCGGTGCCGGTTGA
- a CDS encoding TRAP transporter permease, with protein MSEHQPALAASPAEWPRAIFAVAILFSVFQIVTAAFHPVSTQVLRAVHVGFLLLMVFLAYPTRGRGRPWQPLAWLLGLAGMATAAYQWFFEADLIQRSGELTDADMVMGILVLALVFEAARRVMGIALPLICGLFLAYALFGQNLPGDFAHRGYGLDQVINQLSFGTEGLYGIPTYVSATYIFLFILFGAFLEQAGMIRLFTDFAMGYFGHKTGGPAKVSVVSSALMGTITGSGVANVVTTGQFTIPLMKRFGYRPAFAGGVEATSSMGSQLMPPVMGAVAFIMAETIDVPFHEIAKAALVPALLYFGSVFWMVHLEAKRAGLAGLPKDECPDPWAAVRARWFLLIPLGVLIWLLFSGRTPLFAGTVGLALTAIVILGSALILRVSSLGLRIAFWISLGILCAGFFQLGIGVIFGVIGALVAGCWFVKGGRETLRICRDALAEGPRHAVPVGIACVLVGVIIGVVSLTGVASTFAGFILAIGRDNLFLSLVLTMITCLVLGMGIPTIPNYIITSSIAAPALLDLGVPLIVSHMFVFYFGILADLTPPVALACFAAAPIAGERGLKISLWAVRIALAGFVVPFMAVYDPALMLQGGGWVAVLYIVLKAAFAIGLWGAASIGWFMYRLAWWERLLALAAGVALILALPSTDELGLGLGALLVAQHLWRGRRRSVAQA; from the coding sequence ATGAGTGAACATCAACCCGCCCTGGCCGCAAGCCCCGCCGAATGGCCTCGCGCGATCTTCGCGGTCGCCATCCTCTTCTCGGTCTTTCAAATCGTCACCGCGGCCTTCCATCCGGTCTCCACTCAAGTGCTGCGGGCCGTGCACGTGGGCTTCCTGCTGCTCATGGTGTTCCTGGCCTATCCGACCCGCGGACGCGGTCGGCCCTGGCAACCCTTGGCCTGGCTGTTGGGGCTGGCCGGTATGGCTACCGCGGCCTATCAGTGGTTCTTCGAGGCGGACCTGATTCAGCGTTCCGGGGAGCTGACCGACGCCGACATGGTCATGGGGATTCTGGTCCTGGCGCTGGTCTTCGAGGCCGCGCGGCGGGTCATGGGCATCGCCTTGCCGCTGATCTGCGGTCTCTTCCTGGCCTACGCCCTGTTCGGCCAGAACCTGCCGGGGGATTTCGCGCACCGCGGCTATGGCCTGGATCAGGTAATCAACCAGCTCTCCTTCGGCACCGAGGGCCTGTACGGGATCCCGACCTACGTCTCGGCCACCTACATCTTTCTGTTCATCCTGTTCGGGGCCTTTCTGGAACAGGCGGGGATGATTCGCCTCTTCACCGACTTCGCGATGGGCTACTTCGGCCATAAGACTGGCGGGCCGGCCAAGGTCTCGGTGGTCTCTTCCGCGCTGATGGGAACCATCACCGGCTCCGGGGTCGCCAACGTGGTCACCACCGGCCAGTTCACCATCCCGCTGATGAAACGCTTCGGCTACCGCCCAGCCTTCGCCGGCGGGGTGGAGGCGACCTCGAGCATGGGCAGTCAGTTGATGCCGCCTGTCATGGGCGCGGTGGCCTTCATCATGGCCGAGACCATCGACGTGCCCTTCCACGAGATCGCGAAGGCCGCCCTGGTACCGGCATTGCTCTACTTCGGCTCGGTGTTCTGGATGGTCCACCTGGAGGCCAAGCGCGCCGGCCTGGCGGGACTACCCAAGGACGAGTGTCCCGACCCCTGGGCGGCGGTACGCGCACGCTGGTTTTTGCTCATCCCCTTGGGCGTCCTGATCTGGCTGCTCTTCTCCGGTCGCACGCCGCTGTTCGCGGGCACCGTCGGACTGGCCCTGACGGCCATCGTCATCCTCGGCTCCGCACTCATACTGCGCGTGTCCTCGCTGGGCCTGCGGATCGCCTTCTGGATCTCACTGGGGATCCTCTGCGCCGGGTTCTTCCAACTCGGTATCGGGGTGATCTTCGGCGTCATCGGGGCCCTCGTGGCGGGATGTTGGTTCGTGAAAGGTGGGCGGGAGACGCTTCGCATCTGTCGCGATGCCCTGGCCGAGGGGCCACGCCACGCGGTGCCCGTCGGCATCGCCTGCGTTCTGGTCGGGGTCATCATCGGCGTGGTGTCCCTGACCGGGGTCGCGTCGACCTTCGCCGGCTTCATCCTGGCCATCGGGCGAGACAACCTCTTCCTGTCGCTGGTGCTGACCATGATCACCTGTCTGGTGCTGGGTATGGGCATCCCGACCATCCCCAACTACATCATCACCAGCTCGATCGCCGCCCCGGCGCTGCTGGACCTGGGCGTGCCGTTGATCGTCTCCCACATGTTCGTCTTCTATTTCGGCATCCTCGCCGACCTGACCCCGCCGGTCGCCCTCGCCTGCTTCGCTGCCGCGCCCATCGCCGGCGAGCGCGGGCTCAAGATCAGCCTTTGGGCGGTGCGCATCGCCCTGGCCGGTTTCGTGGTGCCCTTCATGGCTGTCTACGATCCTGCACTCATGCTGCAAGGCGGGGGTTGGGTCGCAGTCCTCTACATCGTCCTCAAGGCCGCCTTCGCCATCGGGCTCTGGGGAGCGGCCTCCATCGGCTGGTTCATGTACCGCTTGGCCTGGTGGGAGCGCCTGCTCGCCTTGGCCGCCGGGGTCGCGCTGATCCTGGCCTTACCGTCAACCGACGAGCTGGGTCTCGGACTTGGTGCCCTGCTGGTCGCGCAGCACCTCTGGCGCGGCCGGCGACGGAGCGTGGCGCAGGCGTGA
- a CDS encoding TAXI family TRAP transporter solute-binding subunit produces the protein MTTLNRLGLIAAAAALAASTAALGAPTFINILTGGTSGIYYPIGVALSQIYGEGIEGSKPSVQATKASVENLNLLQAGRGELALALGDAVADAWAGEAEAGFKAPLDNLRAIGAGYSNYIQIVANADSGIETLADLKGKSISVGAPKSGTELNARAIFKAAGLTYDDMGKVEFLPYGDSVELIKNRQLDATLQSSGLGMAAFRDLAATMSVRFIPVPAEVVEKIGSAAYQPGVIPANTYDGQTEAVPTAAIANIFVTQSGVSDELAYEMTKLMFTNLDRLISAHAAAKGIKLETAAKNLPIPLHPGAERYYKEVGAL, from the coding sequence ATGACCACACTCAACCGTCTGGGCCTGATCGCGGCAGCGGCCGCGCTGGCGGCAAGTACCGCGGCCTTAGGCGCGCCGACCTTCATCAACATCCTCACCGGCGGGACCAGCGGGATCTATTACCCGATCGGCGTCGCGCTGTCCCAGATCTACGGCGAGGGGATCGAGGGCTCAAAGCCCTCGGTGCAGGCCACCAAGGCTTCTGTGGAGAACCTCAACCTGCTCCAGGCCGGTCGCGGCGAGCTGGCCCTGGCCCTAGGCGACGCGGTGGCGGACGCTTGGGCGGGCGAGGCGGAGGCGGGGTTCAAGGCGCCCCTGGATAACCTGCGGGCCATCGGCGCGGGGTACTCGAACTACATCCAAATCGTGGCCAACGCGGATTCCGGCATCGAGACCCTGGCTGATCTCAAGGGCAAAAGCATCTCCGTGGGCGCACCCAAGTCCGGCACCGAGCTGAACGCACGTGCCATCTTCAAGGCCGCGGGGTTGACCTACGACGACATGGGGAAGGTCGAGTTTCTACCTTACGGGGACTCCGTGGAGCTGATCAAGAACCGCCAGCTCGATGCCACGCTGCAATCCTCCGGCCTGGGCATGGCCGCCTTTCGAGACTTGGCCGCCACAATGTCGGTGCGTTTCATCCCGGTGCCCGCCGAGGTGGTCGAGAAGATCGGCAGTGCCGCCTACCAGCCGGGGGTGATCCCCGCGAACACCTACGATGGCCAGACCGAGGCCGTTCCCACCGCCGCAATCGCGAATATCTTCGTCACCCAGAGCGGGGTCTCGGACGAACTGGCCTACGAGATGACCAAGCTCATGTTCACCAACCTCGACCGCCTGATCTCGGCTCACGCGGCGGCCAAGGGGATCAAACTGGAGACGGCCGCGAAGAATCTGCCGATCCCGCTGCACCCCGGGGCGGAGCGCTATTACAAGGAGGTCGGAGCTCTGTAG
- a CDS encoding peptidylprolyl isomerase produces the protein MSKPSLYLTTVLLTAMTTPALADNPKVAMDVTIGGEPAGTITIELFADVVPKTAENFRALCTGEKGMGKSGKPLSYAGSPFHRIIPGFMIQGGDFTRGNGTGGESIYGEKFADENFELKHTEAGILSMANAGPNTNGSQFFITVDATPWLDGKHVVFGKVVEGMDVVEAMEAQGSRSGGTKTEVVLADCRAL, from the coding sequence ATGTCAAAACCCTCCCTTTATCTCACCACGGTACTCTTGACTGCTATGACAACACCCGCTCTTGCTGATAACCCGAAGGTCGCGATGGATGTCACGATCGGCGGCGAACCTGCCGGCACCATTACGATCGAGCTGTTCGCCGACGTGGTCCCGAAGACAGCCGAAAACTTCCGCGCCCTCTGCACCGGCGAGAAGGGCATGGGCAAGAGCGGAAAGCCGCTGTCCTATGCCGGCAGTCCGTTTCACCGCATCATCCCGGGCTTCATGATCCAGGGCGGGGACTTCACCCGCGGCAACGGCACGGGCGGCGAATCCATCTATGGAGAAAAGTTCGCCGACGAGAACTTCGAGCTGAAGCACACCGAGGCCGGCATCCTCTCGATGGCGAACGCCGGCCCCAACACCAACGGGTCGCAGTTCTTCATCACGGTCGACGCCACACCTTGGCTGGACGGCAAGCACGTTGTGTTCGGCAAGGTCGTCGAGGGAATGGATGTCGTCGAAGCGATGGAAGCTCAAGGCTCGCGCTCCGGCGGAACCAAGACCGAAGTCGTCCTCGCGGACTGTCGCGCGCTCTGA
- a CDS encoding TerB family tellurite resistance protein, whose amino-acid sequence MPEITPYADNSAEAMLRVISLFIISDGEVQDEEMEMLEQLGVFERFGVDRDEFARIFDGYCDDLIAHAGTARFVGLADPDWVDTILEPVTDRIARRTLARMLLLLARSDGFFADAELAIYRQMLDRWEIDIDSLAEPD is encoded by the coding sequence ATGCCCGAGATTACCCCTTACGCGGACAACAGCGCCGAGGCCATGCTGCGCGTCATCTCACTCTTCATCATCAGCGATGGGGAGGTGCAGGACGAGGAGATGGAGATGCTCGAGCAGCTCGGCGTCTTCGAGCGCTTCGGCGTCGACCGCGATGAGTTTGCCAGGATCTTCGATGGTTACTGCGACGACCTCATTGCCCATGCAGGGACGGCTCGCTTTGTCGGGCTTGCCGATCCGGATTGGGTCGACACCATTTTGGAGCCGGTCACGGATCGCATCGCACGCCGGACCTTGGCCCGGATGCTCCTGCTGCTGGCGCGCTCGGACGGCTTCTTCGCCGATGCCGAGCTCGCAATCTATCGTCAAATGCTCGACCGTTGGGAGATCGACATCGACTCACTCGCCGAGCCGGACTGA
- a CDS encoding helicase HerA-like domain-containing protein, producing MTQSILVGKGPEPVSILSRMANRHGLVAGATGTGKTVTLQRLAEQFSRIGVPVFLADVKGDLAGISQPGGGNRRVAERVAEMGLEQDEGFVYAGNPVMFWDIEGQQGHPVRTTLTEMGPLLLSRLLNLNEVQEGVINIVFHVADENGWLLLDLKDLRALLAHVAENAAELRTRYGNVSSASVGAIQRRLLVIEKQGGDLLFGEPALALQDMMQTDEQGHGYINILAADRLIHTPEIYSTFLLWLLSELFEELPEAGDPDKPKLVFFFDEAHLLFKDAPKVLLDKIEQVVRLIRSKGVGVYFVTQNPMDVPDTVLGQLGNRIQHALRAFTPRDQRAVRVAAETFRQNPALDTEATITALGVGEALVSTLDEQGIPSIVQRVNVAPPGSHLGPIEPEVRKAVMDQSLVKGIYDVTIDRVSAYEILEQRAEQAAAASAAPEIPDLSEYFGRGGKTAPTSSTGKAPARRPSTRQTPVEAFATSAMRSLGSQIGRQLVRGIMGSLTGGGTRGRS from the coding sequence ATGACCCAGTCCATCCTCGTCGGAAAAGGGCCGGAGCCGGTCTCGATCCTCTCGCGCATGGCCAACCGTCACGGTCTGGTCGCGGGTGCAACGGGTACGGGCAAGACGGTGACCCTGCAGCGGCTCGCCGAACAATTCAGCCGCATCGGCGTGCCCGTGTTCCTCGCCGACGTCAAGGGCGATCTCGCGGGTATCAGCCAGCCGGGCGGGGGCAACCGGCGTGTCGCCGAGCGGGTCGCCGAGATGGGCCTCGAGCAAGACGAAGGCTTCGTCTACGCCGGCAATCCGGTGATGTTCTGGGACATCGAGGGCCAACAGGGCCATCCGGTCCGCACGACCTTGACCGAGATGGGGCCGCTGCTCCTGTCGCGCCTTCTGAATCTCAACGAGGTACAGGAAGGCGTGATCAACATCGTCTTCCATGTCGCCGACGAGAACGGCTGGTTGCTTCTGGATCTGAAGGATCTGAGGGCGCTGTTGGCGCATGTGGCCGAGAATGCCGCGGAGCTCCGGACCCGCTACGGCAATGTCTCGTCGGCGAGTGTGGGAGCGATCCAGCGGCGCCTGCTGGTCATCGAGAAGCAGGGCGGGGACCTCCTCTTCGGCGAGCCCGCGCTCGCGTTGCAGGACATGATGCAGACCGACGAGCAGGGCCATGGTTATATCAACATCTTGGCCGCGGACAGGCTGATCCATACCCCGGAGATCTATTCGACCTTCCTGCTCTGGCTCCTCTCCGAGCTGTTCGAAGAGCTGCCCGAGGCGGGCGATCCGGACAAGCCTAAGCTGGTCTTCTTCTTCGACGAGGCGCATCTGCTGTTCAAGGACGCGCCCAAGGTCCTCTTGGACAAGATCGAGCAGGTCGTGCGGCTGATCCGCTCCAAGGGTGTCGGGGTCTATTTCGTGACGCAAAACCCGATGGATGTGCCGGACACCGTGCTCGGGCAGCTCGGCAACCGGATTCAGCACGCCTTGCGCGCCTTCACGCCGCGCGATCAACGCGCGGTGCGGGTCGCCGCCGAGACCTTCCGACAGAATCCGGCGCTCGACACCGAGGCCACTATTACCGCACTCGGGGTCGGCGAGGCGCTCGTCTCGACCCTCGACGAGCAGGGGATCCCGAGCATCGTCCAGCGGGTCAATGTCGCGCCGCCCGGAAGCCACCTCGGCCCCATCGAGCCCGAGGTGCGCAAGGCCGTCATGGATCAGTCGTTGGTGAAGGGAATCTACGACGTCACGATCGACCGGGTCTCGGCCTACGAGATCCTGGAGCAACGCGCCGAGCAGGCCGCCGCAGCCTCGGCCGCGCCCGAGATCCCCGATCTGTCGGAGTACTTCGGCCGAGGCGGCAAGACCGCCCCGACGTCGTCGACCG